Genomic segment of Arachis hypogaea cultivar Tifrunner chromosome 11, arahy.Tifrunner.gnm2.J5K5, whole genome shotgun sequence:
ACATAAAAAGCTAATACATACATAATTCGAATTGAGCttattcgaattacatgcaaagCTGAATCATACATAATTCGAATTGAggcaattcgaattactatgaaaTGTGAACTAAGCATAATTCGAATTGAggcaattcgaattactatgaaaTGTGAACTaagcataattcgaattgaaGCAATTCGAATTACACATTGCACAATTCAAATTAGGCTAATTCGAATTAGTGTGGTGCAAGCCTCTATATATATAATGTGaacgtgagttgctctcattagagggataagatggctagtgaggagagttttgtagtgttagttcaccacagaggatcgattaagagaaaaactcgttccggtgtgaagttcactgataaggatcctctctgtattatcgtgaggcctacgacgagctatgatgaccttgttagctCTGTACTAGTGAAACTTGGTTTGGAAGGTGTGAAACGGgtaaagaagtttttctatcgcattccaatcacggTGCTCCAAGAAACTGTGAAGTATGATTAtttcacgatcgggagtgatgaggacttgcaagTCATGTTTCATTGTCGCCGGTAGTTTCCCGAAGTGAGGACACCAgagctgttggcaaagttggttgatgtggtatctagctcggggggttcgaaccggaataccaccacTTTAGCCACGGTAGCCGGTTCTAGCTCCAGACCTGCCGTCGTTTCTTCCTCTGTCCCTGCGTACGCCACCCGTACAGCCTGTCGCCTCCCCTtcgttcgctgttgatctcaaTGGCAGTGTTGGCGACGATGTTAGTACAGGAGAATTTCTGCCGACCTCTCTACAGTGTGTTGCACCGGCTGGGGTTGGAGATGGATTGTTGGATGATCCAGAGGACGATgatgtcgagccggatatgattgatGATGACAGTTGCGATGATATTGGAGCCAGTGAGCCTGCAGGGGCGGGAGGGGGATCTAGATCTAGCACACAGCAGTACCCTACacatttttcatctttggacatggATGCCATGAGTCAGGAGGGGGTTCCTGGCTAGCCTGctggatttggcgctagagatgcggaagggtCTGCTGGTCTGACAGAGTTCTAGGTTagtcagcaatttcaggataaagatgaggccctgttaagtttgaagacttacagcatccgccgAGGGATACAGTATAAGGTAGTGGAGTCTGACTATCGCCGGTAtgtgggaatgggtgcacatggttgattcggctgagtctccggcagcgcaagggcatttgggaggtcaaacggtacaatggaccgCATACGTGTCTCgccacctccatctccagcaactacaggagtttggattatcatgtgatatcggcattcgttatgccaatggttagggctgatgcatccgtcagcatcaaggtgctcctaaatgccacggtcgcacactttgggtttaggccaacgtacaggagggtctggttggcgaagcagaaggctgtttccgtcatctatggtgactgggatgagtcgtacaaTGAGCTCCCTAGGTGGGTGTTAGGAGTCCAGTTGACCATGCCTGGTACTGTTGCAGTCCTTAGGACGAGCCCTATTCGAGTTGGGGGACAGCTGGACGAGTCTCAAGCTTATTTTCACAGACTGTTCTGGACGTTCGCACCGTGTATCGAGGCATTCTGTCATTTTAAGTCGTTGGTGagtattgacggcacccatctaTATGGCAAGTATGGAGGAACGTTGCTTATCGCGATTGCACaagacgggaactccaacatactccctgttgcattcgcactagtcgagggtgagaatgctgagtcgtggtccttctttctctctcaccTGCGTTAGCACGTGACACCACAGCcgggtctgctggttatatcagacaggcataacggcatcaaggccgcGCTCGAGGCTCCCGACGGGGGATGGCTACCTTCAGCTGCATACAgggcattctgcattcgacatgtAGCAGCAAATTTCGCTCTCACCTCCAGCTGCATATAgggcattctgcattctgcattcgacacgtgATCCGCACGGCTCTCCCAATGCAGATGCCAAAACTGAAGAGCCGATGGGAACCAACGATCACCTCCTCTCCCGTCTTtcgacatcagaaagtcgatgttcagggcgggCTGCGGATGGGGCTGGACTCCGCCGAACTGTGGTAAAACCCTATCTATCTGATGCCACGCTATCACGGCAAAGTATATCAGTGACGTCACAGACCGCCACATCGCCGTATGCCGTGGCTCCAACACCTCCGGATGTACAACCTGTAGTACCTCGGGGGAGCTATAGGGCATCCAGATAAACTGCAGAAAGATTCCAACATTGTCAGACCAATTCATGATCCAAAGTCATaaagtttaattaattaaataaacatatCCGGTTAGTATACTCACATCCCTGGCCTATAACATGTCTATCCTCAGTCTCCAGTTCTACACTCTAGGTCCTTTCTCGCCACCGGAAGGGTtgtaacctgaccacctgcaTCTCACATTGGTGTTAAAGCTAAGTAAAAGTGTGACAGATTTGTATAACATAAGAAGCGAACATGgaattaactaatttaaattaaaatagaaggGTTTCAGTGGGGTACCTTGAGGCCAACGGTCAGCTGTACGTATCATACCCAGCAGGCCTAAACCTAGGAAAGCGCCAGAAGATCCAGGACTGAAGTAACTGAAGTGGGCCCGCTAACTTTACCACATGTCTGTtcgccactcggcacatgcaccggtacaaccatgctAGTGCTGCGGACCCCAGCTGTAGGTACCCATCTTCTCAAGTCTAGCTACGTAgggaagccatctgatgtgaatgcgGTTGCCAGACTTGTCGGCAAATAGCTGAGtacccaacaacatcatgatatatGCACGAGCAAAGCGCCGCACAGTCTCCTCATCGGCTCCCGCTGGGCACTCCCCAAAAGTCTTCTGGAACCAAGTGCAGTTTATGGCAAACTTCTGAACTTGGCTCGGAGGAGGAATCACTCCtagcaactcctggaaccacacCCAGGCAGGACGGCCACCCTCGATGTATATCTGGAAGTCTGTAAGGCAACCACTGACATAGCGCCTGTCCACTGGCAACCCCAACTGGTACGCCACATCTtgaagtgtgatcgtgcactctccgaacggcatgtagaaggtgtgcgtctccggacgccaccGCTCAACGAATGCACTAACAAGGGACTCATCTAATcggaaccatctatcgttcagtctcgcaagatggtataatccgGCCATCTGCAGGTACGGAACGTATCTCTCATCGAGGggcatgccctgctgccgccgcatgctcgAGATTCAACGTTGCGGCTGCGAAAACAAGGACCACATACATAAGGAAAATAATAAACCACACAGAAAAGCAATGTAATAAACCACTACCAAAACCGCATGCAAATTCACCACCCTAAACCGCATACAATaccgctaacataaaccgcaTATAAAACCATTAAATAAACCACATGCAAGACCATTAACATAAATCTCTAAcataaaccgctaacataaaccatcaacaaaacTTGTATACAAAACCACTAAAATCAACCACACACAttaccactaacaaaaaccactcaCTCAAACCGCTAAcgtaaaccgctaacataaaccacctcGAAAGCCACTAACAATACAACATGCAAAACCACTATAAAAAAACCATTACCAATACCACATGCAAAGCCAGTAACAGAAACCGCTAAATTAAACCGCCTACCAAACCGCAAACAAAACCACTTCAATAAACCACATGCAATACCAACAACAAAAAACCACGTGCAGCATCACAAAAATAAAGCACAAGAAAAAAAACCACTAACCTCGTCATTGATGACACCGGCAATATGAGCCACTCTATCCAACCGATACAGTCTACCTGGATCGTCCTCCATCAGCTAAATACTCTGCTCGAGCCTTTGTCGGAGCGAaactgggtcgttttctctggaaTTTGGTGGGGTCTGAGAGTGGAAAAGTGGTTCGAATGGGTTGGATTCGAACTCTTTTTATAGGAAAATctagtgtaattcgaatcaccacCATTCGAATTACTACTAGTGGCGAAATGTGCGTAGTTCAAATCATCTCGATTCGAATTATATAGGTTTCCATTCTCATGCTAATTTGAATCACCTAGTGTCGAATTAACTAAAGCTAATTCGAATTGCATCAATTCGAATTACGTGGAGTTCATGTGTATATGTAGTTCGAATTGCATGATTCGAATTATTCAATATTCAAGTTCGAAATGAGGTGATTCGAACTACATTATTATGTGCATTGGTTGATTGCTGAATCAATTTTTTGTTTGGCTTATTTGTGTAATATTCATCTCCCCATGACTTATTTTGGTTTTTTGCcctaaaaataacttagattaATTAACATAACACTTTTGAACTTAATCTATAACAATATTATATATCTTCCTAGAGTACATATATAAAGTTGCTTATCTAATTAATCTTGTCACTAAAATATGACtgaaaaatatcaataaaatatcatataatcatacaTAAAACTCAGAATTCCACGGAAGTTCCATGGTTGGAACTTGGAAATGTAATTCAAACGCATGTTCTATTGTGCATGCTTAATAATTCCAGCTCCAAAATATGCAAACAGAGGGACACTTATTCCTTATCAAATCATGCATACTTTTGTATTCAACCATCAATACCATTTCAACTGAACTAAGATACTCAACTTATTTAAAAGTTTCGATATGTCACAGTAACATGTATTATGTTTGAAATTTTTGTAATTATGTATTTAAATCATGTGTCACATCTTGATTATCGAGGGGAGTTTAAAAAATGAACAATCTCGAATACTCGGATTTAGATTTGTGTCACAAGAGCTAAATGGATACTGAGTACCCGAATATGTGCAAAATCTGTAAAGAGTCTCGGTACCTCGAAATATGCACAAAGTTTCAATTGGCTTCTCGATCACCAAGATGTGTGTATAATTAAATTGATgctatatttgtttgatttttattttttcatttcatcccatttaattcaaataattttaaattttaaaattataaaaatattttaatttaaaatttagataattataatttaaattaata
This window contains:
- the LOC112720903 gene encoding protein MAIN-LIKE 1-like, producing MRRQQGMPLDERYVPYLQMAGLYHLARLNDRWFRLDESLLGLPVDRRYVSGCLTDFQIYIEGGRPAWVWFQELLGVIPPPSQVQKFAINCTWFQKTFGECPAGADEETVRRFARAYIMMLLGTQLFADKSGNRIHIRWLPYVARLEKMGTYSWGPQH